From a region of the Helianthus annuus cultivar XRQ/B chromosome 5, HanXRQr2.0-SUNRISE, whole genome shotgun sequence genome:
- the LOC110940903 gene encoding uncharacterized protein LOC110940903, with product MFGFECCCSDKDGELYNLLLPEEPKPFFLPSPLPQWPQGQGFATGRINLGELEVAMVKDFEVISTYTPKKSKTGVTFYKPVSIPDGFVTFGHYGQLTNQQLRGYVLVAQAALNTETESPPLKLPLGYKLIWSSTNVYVWQPVQPDGYRALGFVVTVDETEPDVEQVRCVRDDLTENCQVDDVILSTSSFRVWNTKACKTGMFCKGVTVGTFFCSKDSVSSDKLDICCLRNVKPDLEAMPNLEQIDALIDHYGPTVYFHPDEVYLPSSVPWFFKNGALLFRKGNSDGRPIDSSGSILPQGGKNDGEFWMDLPEDDNDDTLVKHGNLDSAELYVHVKPALGGTFTDIVMWIFCPFNGSITFTVELLNLNIEMDRVGEHVGDWEHFTLRISNYNGELWSVYFSEHSGGEWVDASNIEFIDGNKPIVYSSKHGHASFPNAGTYIQGSSKFGIGVKNDVDKSDRFIDASKRYQIIAAEYLNGVVAEPDWLQYMREWGPTVLYDGRSELEKIISHLPFLIRLTVETLIDLFPVELYGEEGPTGPKEKDNWYGDERC from the coding sequence GTCAAGGTTTCGCCACAGGAAGAATAAACCTCGGAGAATTAGAAGTCGCAATGGTTAAAGACTTCGAGGTGATATCAACTTACACCCCCAAAAAATCAAAAACCGGCGTTACATTTTACAAACCGGTATCCATTCCCGACGGGTTCGTCACCTTCGGTCACTATGGTCAGCTAACCAACCAACAGCTTCGAGGCTACGTGCTTGTTGCCCAAGCTGCCCTAAACACAGAAACCGAATCTCCTCCTCTGAAGCTACCTCTCGGTTACAAACTAATCTGGAGTTCCACCAATGTTTACGTGTGGCAACCGGTGCAACCGGACGGTTATCGAGCTTTAGGATTTGTCGTCACCGTTGATGAAACTGAACCGGATGTTGAACAAGTTAGATGTGTACGGGACGACCTTACTGAAAATTGTCAAGTTGATGATGTCATACTGTCGACTTCGAGTTTTCGAGTTTGGAACACGAAAGCGTGTAAAACGGGGATGTTTTGTAAAGGTGTTACCGTCGGGACGTTTTTCTGTAGTAAGGATTCGGTTTCCAGTGACAAATTGGATATTTGTTGTTTGAGAAATGTTAAACCGGATCTTGAAGCAATGCCGAATTTGGAGCAAATAGACGCGTTAATCGACCACTACGGCCCCACGGTTTACTTCCATCCTGATGAGGTTTACTTGCCGTCGTCGGTACCGTGGTTTTTTAAAAACGGTGCACTTCTGTTTAGAAAAGGAAATTCCGACGGGAGACCTATTGATTCCAGTGGGTCGATTTTGCCGCAAGGCGGGAAAAACGACGGTGAGTTTTGGATGGACTTACCGGAGGATGATAACGACGACACGTTAGTTAAGCACGGGAATCTCGACAGTGCAGAGCTTTACGTGCATGTTAAACCGGCGTTAGGCGGTACTTTTACCGATATTGTTATGTGGATTTTTTGCCCGTTTAACGGGTCGATAACGTTTACTGTCGAGCTGTTAAACCTGAATATCGAGATGGATAGAGTCGGTGAACATGTTGGCGATTGGGAGCATTTTACGCTCCGGATAAGCAACTATAACGGCGAGCTTTGGAGCGTTTATTTCTCCGAGCATAGTGGTGGCGAGTGGGTGGACGCTAGTAACATAGAGTTTATCGACGGAAACAAACCGATCGTTTACTCGTCAAAACACGGGCACGCTAGTTTTCCGAACGCCGGGACGTATATCCAAGGGTCAAGTAAGTTCGGGATCGGAGTGAAGAACGACGTGGATAAAAGCGATCGGTTTATTGACGCTAGCAAACGGTACCAGATTATAGCGGCGGAGTATCTTAACGGTGTGGTGGCGGAGCCCGACTGGTTGCAGTATATGCGGGAGTGGGGGCCGACGGTGTTGTACGATGGACGGTCGGAGCTAGAGAAGATTATTAGCCACCTGCCGTTTTTAATTCGGCTGACAGTGGAGACGCTTATTGATCTTTTCCCGGTGGAGCTTTACGGGGAGGAAGGGCCGACGGGGCCTAAGGAGAAGGATAATTGGTATG